The Anaerolineae bacterium genome has a segment encoding these proteins:
- a CDS encoding Aldehyde dehydrogenase, which yields MSVPSPLPKLAEPKQTEMPEARHYKLLINGQWVDGSSGEEIAVHSPVTGEILGYYPKATREDIDRAVKAAQQAFEKWRLTPPFERAALVHRMADAIERNLEKLARLKTLENGKPYHSEAIPCVQETAENFRIAAEDIKRLESPIIPSRDGHKRILTFYRPYGVWTVITPWNFPTLIPSETLAPGLAAGNVIIFKPSEYTPLSGLALVEAMMEADLPPGIIQCIPGDGPTVGDWLVTHEGVDAIAFTGSDRTGRIIASRAGLKHTLMEMGGNGPTIILDDADLEKAAELTAFGCFYEAGQVCCATERILVHKKVHKEFVDLMSEQAKNIVLGDPFDQKVTMGPLCNEMTAQKMERHIKDALEKGAHLVFGGKRATGFPTNLYFEPTVVDNVPETSVIHYEESFGPLAAITAAESDEELLRLAHIDRYGLQMGLFTSSLQRAFYFMENLRTGNLVINDNTDYWEPHVPFGGAGGTVSGHGRIGGKYTMLDMVYLNTVVIDFMNVKK from the coding sequence ATGAGTGTGCCTTCCCCTCTCCCAAAACTTGCCGAACCGAAACAAACCGAGATGCCCGAGGCGAGACACTATAAATTGCTCATTAATGGCCAATGGGTGGACGGAAGCAGCGGTGAGGAAATTGCTGTCCATAGCCCGGTAACTGGGGAGATTTTAGGATATTATCCGAAAGCTACCCGTGAAGATATCGATAGAGCCGTCAAAGCTGCCCAACAGGCATTTGAAAAGTGGCGCTTGACGCCTCCGTTTGAGCGCGCAGCCCTTGTTCATCGCATGGCAGATGCAATTGAACGCAATCTCGAAAAACTGGCGCGACTTAAGACTCTTGAAAACGGAAAACCTTATCATAGCGAAGCGATTCCCTGTGTGCAGGAGACAGCCGAGAACTTTCGTATTGCGGCTGAAGATATCAAGCGACTTGAGAGTCCGATTATCCCGTCGCGAGATGGGCATAAACGTATTCTGACCTTTTATCGGCCCTACGGGGTGTGGACAGTGATTACCCCATGGAATTTCCCTACCTTAATCCCCTCTGAGACATTGGCACCTGGCCTGGCTGCTGGCAACGTGATTATTTTTAAGCCTTCTGAATACACCCCTCTGAGCGGCTTAGCCTTAGTGGAAGCTATGATGGAAGCTGATTTGCCACCCGGCATTATCCAATGCATTCCAGGTGATGGCCCCACGGTTGGTGATTGGCTGGTTACCCACGAGGGTGTGGATGCAATTGCTTTCACTGGGTCTGATCGCACAGGGCGGATCATTGCTTCTCGGGCTGGCTTGAAGCATACCTTGATGGAGATGGGGGGCAACGGGCCGACAATCATTCTTGATGATGCCGATCTTGAAAAAGCAGCTGAACTAACGGCTTTTGGTTGCTTTTATGAGGCCGGTCAGGTTTGCTGTGCTACTGAGCGCATTCTTGTGCACAAAAAAGTCCATAAAGAATTTGTCGATCTAATGAGCGAGCAAGCCAAAAATATTGTGCTTGGTGATCCATTCGACCAAAAGGTCACTATGGGCCCCTTATGTAACGAGATGACTGCTCAAAAGATGGAACGGCATATTAAGGATGCGCTGGAGAAAGGCGCACATCTTGTGTTTGGTGGCAAACGGGCAACTGGTTTTCCCACCAATTTATACTTTGAGCCTACGGTGGTAGATAACGTGCCAGAAACTTCTGTGATTCACTACGAAGAGTCCTTTGGGCCTTTGGCGGCAATCACGGCTGCCGAAAGCGATGAAGAGTTGCTCCGCCTGGCGCATATTGATCGTTACGGTTTGCAGATGGGATTATTTACGTCCAGTTTACAGCGCGCTTTTTATTTCATGGAGAACTTGCGCACTGGTAACCTGGTAATCAATGACAATACAGACTACTGGGAGCCGCATGTTCCTTTTGGTGGCGCGGGAGGAACGGTGAGCGGCCATGGGAGGATCGGCGGAAAGTACACGATGTTGGATATGGTGTATCTCAACACGGTTGTCATTGACTTTATGAACGTCAAGAAGTAA
- a CDS encoding Spermidine Putrescine ABC transporter permease component PotB: MKRLVPPLVLLGPALTWLGLFLVLPLALILVYSFFQRGAFGQIVPQLTLANYSRLFNPTVLKVFLNSLRIASLVTGLALLLGYPTAYFITHQPSRWKNTLLVLVILPFWTSYLIRTYAWIVLLNREGVLSRLLIAVGLSKEPISFLYNDTAIFIGLLYGYLPFMVLPLYSAIERLNPELREAAFDLGATPLKTFLQVTLPLTIRGVVTGAIFVFVPSLGNFFVPELLGGGQRFMIGNMINNQFLKARDWPYGSAMAFGVMAIVLMLLLFQAWVTRRTEEG, translated from the coding sequence ATGAAACGGCTCGTACCACCGCTGGTCTTATTAGGACCTGCCCTAACGTGGTTGGGATTATTTCTGGTGTTGCCCCTAGCCCTGATCTTGGTTTATAGCTTTTTTCAAAGAGGCGCCTTTGGCCAAATTGTACCCCAACTCACCCTGGCAAATTACTCTCGCCTGTTTAACCCAACGGTCTTAAAGGTTTTCTTGAACTCTTTGCGTATAGCCTCCCTGGTGACCGGTTTGGCGCTTCTTTTGGGGTATCCGACTGCTTATTTTATTACTCACCAGCCCTCGCGCTGGAAGAATACGCTCTTAGTGTTGGTTATTCTACCTTTCTGGACAAGTTATTTGATTCGCACCTACGCCTGGATCGTACTGCTAAACCGCGAAGGAGTTTTAAGCCGTTTACTCATTGCGGTTGGATTAAGTAAAGAGCCGATATCTTTTCTTTATAACGACACAGCCATTTTTATAGGTTTGCTGTATGGCTATCTCCCCTTTATGGTATTGCCCTTGTATTCTGCTATCGAACGACTCAACCCTGAATTAAGAGAAGCCGCGTTTGATTTAGGGGCAACTCCCCTGAAAACTTTTCTTCAAGTTACATTGCCTTTGACGATACGAGGGGTCGTCACCGGAGCAATCTTTGTCTTTGTACCCAGTTTGGGGAATTTTTTTGTTCCAGAATTATTGGGCGGAGGACAACGCTTCATGATTGGAAATATGATCAATAATCAATTTCTCAAGGCGCGTGATTGGCCGTATGGCTCGGCTATGGCTTTTGGAGTGATGGCGATTGTTTTGATGTTGTTGCTTTTTCAGGCGTGGGTCACGCGTCGCACAGAGGAAGGTTAA
- a CDS encoding Putrescine transport ATP-binding protein PotA yields the protein MNAWKELIRIEDVVKRFGATVAADRVSLSIGEGEFFALLGPSGCGKTTLLRMLAGFETPDSGIILLDGKDLTNIKPWKRPVNMMFQSYALFPHMTVFDNIAYGLRQEGLSSAEINRRVEQVLELIGLPELAKRKPSNLSGGQKQRVALARAIVKRPRVLLLDEPLAALDRKLRVEMRLELKRLQNEVGIAFVFVTHDQEEALTMADRAAVMKAGKVMQIGTPEQLYNAPANLYVARFIGEANVFSGRLENGADGWLVNANGNSYRVSEAEVQRTALGRGAKVAIVVRPERMMIQPCESDRASQPLNLVYGRLLESAYLGNARTFIVQTEDDQRLSIQTPAADFAPSLSIGQQVCIGWKIESGILVPASENGDSKGED from the coding sequence ATGAACGCTTGGAAAGAGTTGATCCGTATTGAAGATGTAGTTAAGCGCTTTGGAGCCACGGTGGCAGCCGATCGTGTCTCTCTTTCAATCGGGGAAGGCGAATTTTTTGCCCTTTTAGGTCCGAGCGGTTGTGGAAAAACTACTTTGCTACGCATGTTAGCCGGCTTTGAAACCCCAGATTCGGGAATAATCCTTCTGGATGGCAAGGACTTGACCAATATCAAGCCATGGAAGCGGCCTGTCAATATGATGTTCCAGTCCTATGCTCTCTTTCCTCACATGACAGTTTTTGACAACATTGCTTATGGATTACGTCAAGAAGGTTTATCTTCTGCCGAGATCAATCGCCGGGTCGAACAGGTTCTGGAATTAATTGGTTTGCCGGAATTAGCGAAACGAAAGCCAAGTAATCTTTCGGGAGGCCAAAAGCAGCGCGTCGCCCTGGCGCGAGCTATTGTCAAGCGCCCGCGCGTTTTGCTCTTAGATGAACCTTTAGCCGCTTTAGATCGGAAATTGCGGGTGGAGATGCGCTTGGAGTTGAAGCGCCTGCAAAACGAAGTTGGGATTGCCTTCGTTTTCGTCACACACGATCAGGAAGAAGCTCTTACAATGGCGGATCGCGCCGCAGTGATGAAAGCCGGTAAGGTGATGCAAATTGGCACTCCTGAGCAGTTATATAATGCTCCGGCCAATCTTTATGTTGCTCGATTCATCGGTGAGGCAAATGTATTTTCGGGGCGTCTGGAAAACGGTGCGGATGGGTGGTTAGTGAATGCAAATGGCAATTCGTATCGGGTGTCGGAGGCAGAAGTACAAAGAACCGCTCTGGGGCGCGGTGCAAAAGTAGCAATTGTAGTGCGTCCAGAGCGAATGATGATTCAACCCTGTGAGTCAGATCGTGCTTCGCAACCCTTGAACCTGGTTTATGGACGCTTATTAGAAAGTGCGTATTTGGGAAACGCACGCACCTTTATTGTACAAACGGAAGATGACCAACGGTTATCTATCCAAACCCCTGCTGCCGATTTTGCTCCATCCTTAAGCATCGGGCAGCAGGTTTGCATTGGCTGGAAGATTGAGAGTGGCATTTTGGTTCCTGCCTCTGAAAATGGTGATTCGAAAGGCGAAGACTAA
- a CDS encoding Transcriptional regulator, AsnC family, translated as MDLAIIRHLQEDGRKSFAQIAAELNISASSVQQRANRLIESGAIVIKGIVHPADIENVVMAMVAIKADGTRLHEVAQAISRLTEVRWVVICAGQYDILLELVCENNEHLLKILSHKISVIEGVRETVTFPYLEIAKRTYEWVIPDLNTK; from the coding sequence TTGGATTTAGCAATAATCAGGCATCTTCAGGAAGATGGCCGTAAGTCTTTCGCTCAAATCGCTGCTGAACTGAACATCTCGGCTTCTTCTGTTCAACAACGTGCCAATCGTCTGATTGAGTCAGGTGCAATTGTCATCAAAGGCATCGTTCATCCAGCCGATATTGAAAATGTCGTGATGGCTATGGTAGCCATTAAAGCTGACGGCACGAGATTGCACGAGGTTGCCCAGGCGATAAGCCGTTTGACTGAAGTGCGCTGGGTAGTTATTTGTGCCGGTCAGTACGACATTTTACTGGAACTGGTCTGTGAAAATAATGAACACTTGCTGAAAATTTTGTCGCACAAAATTTCGGTCATTGAGGGTGTGCGGGAGACGGTCACCTTTCCCTATCTCGAAATTGCCAAGCGCACATACGAATGGGTTATCCCTGATCTCAACACAAAATGA
- a CDS encoding Spermidine Putrescine ABC transporter permease component potC, producing MRTMNWLRLHTGLVYLFLYGPILMLIVLSFNRSGLPTAWGGFSLHWYQELLQNRALLNAAINSLLVAGGSTLVSAVFGTLLAMGLERIARNLVLDAFVFLPMIIPDIVLAIALLSFFTFVNMPLSLVTITISHIVFNIAFVAAIVRTRLSYFDNTLEEASLDLGAPPVKTFFKITLPLILPGIVAGSLLAFTISLDEFVIAFFTAGPARPTLPILIYSMVRFGVTPDVNALATIVLSISALLILISQRLGGTEGFF from the coding sequence ATGCGGACGATGAACTGGCTTCGTCTTCATACCGGTCTGGTATACCTCTTCCTTTACGGACCGATCCTGATGTTGATTGTCCTCTCGTTCAATCGCTCTGGACTGCCCACTGCATGGGGTGGTTTTTCCTTGCACTGGTATCAAGAGTTGTTGCAGAATAGAGCCCTGCTGAACGCTGCAATCAATTCCTTGCTGGTCGCCGGTGGTTCGACCCTGGTATCAGCCGTGTTTGGAACCCTGCTGGCGATGGGGCTCGAACGGATCGCTCGCAATCTGGTGCTGGATGCCTTTGTCTTTTTACCGATGATCATCCCGGATATCGTTTTGGCTATCGCCTTGCTCTCATTTTTCACCTTTGTCAATATGCCGTTGAGTTTGGTGACGATTACGATTTCCCATATCGTCTTTAACATTGCATTTGTTGCTGCAATTGTTCGCACCCGCTTGAGTTACTTTGATAACACCCTAGAAGAGGCTTCGTTAGATTTAGGTGCACCACCGGTTAAGACGTTTTTTAAGATTACCTTACCTCTGATCCTGCCAGGTATCGTGGCTGGTTCACTACTGGCCTTTACCATCTCTTTGGATGAATTTGTCATTGCCTTTTTCACTGCCGGACCGGCGCGACCAACCTTGCCCATTTTGATCTATTCAATGGTGCGTTTTGGGGTAACGCCCGATGTGAATGCCTTGGCAACCATCGTATTGAGTATTAGTGCTTTACTCATCTTGATCTCTCAAAGATTGGGAGGTACAGAAGGATTTTTCTAA
- a CDS encoding Penicillin amidase precursor → MRTLRRGLIGTGIFVLVLTIILLSAYIYFFKYHIPNNLAKQSFPQTEGQIRISGLDQAVDVYRDRMGIPHIYAATLHDLFFAQGYVHAQDRFWQMDFWRHIGSGRLSEMFGASQVETDAFLRTLGWRQLAEQEYTQLSAESKAILEAYSEGVNAYLKDHQGARLSLEYAILGLMNRDYSPEPWTPIHTLTWAKVMAWDLAGNMDDEIERSILLGSLSAEQVAELYPPYPEDHPSIVPAIEGTTEKDRANDSRAQANWLQDTGVQASLRTLRTNVQNLETLLGSGGEGLGSNSWVVSGSRTSTGKPILVNDPHLGIQMPSIWYQIALHCRPKSSECPFEVAGFSFAGVPGVVIGHNERIAWGFTNVGPDVIDLYIEKVNPQNPNQYEINGQWVDFELRQEIIEVSGSQPVTITVRISRHGPVISDTYGPLKDEVDEQDPEAKPFRQKAGIQLPDSYAIAMRWTALEPSLVFEAIWGFNKARNWLEFRQAAQSFAVPAQNLIYADVDGNIAYQMPGNIPIRAKGDGRLPVPGWTDEYEWTGYIPFDELPYTLNPPQGYIVTANNRVPPADYPYLITTDWDYGFRAQRIVELIEKETEKIDLATMQKLQGDSYDTSSAFILPVLLQIPLEEANLQSARQLLQNWDGQASLDSPAAALYAAFWKHLLFATFGDELPDQPPSGGDRYFEILRHLVNQPDSAWWDDQSTPEKRENRDAIFQRAFGEAVQELQKTLGKDPLLWRWGDLHTATFRNATFGQSGIAPLENLFNRGPFPTGGGASIVNATGWDTSLGYFVISVPSMRMIVDLSNLDNSLTVHTTGQSGHAFHPHYIDMADLWRKIEYYPMWWDEQTVKQNTENHLQLLP, encoded by the coding sequence ATGCGCACCTTGCGACGTGGGCTGATCGGAACAGGAATCTTTGTTTTGGTCTTAACAATCATCCTCTTGAGTGCTTATATATACTTCTTTAAGTATCACATTCCCAACAACCTGGCAAAACAATCTTTCCCCCAAACCGAGGGACAAATACGGATCTCTGGACTTGATCAGGCAGTTGATGTTTATCGCGATCGAATGGGCATTCCTCACATTTACGCTGCCACGCTGCACGATTTGTTCTTCGCCCAGGGATATGTTCACGCCCAAGACCGTTTCTGGCAGATGGATTTCTGGCGGCATATCGGCTCGGGCAGGCTATCGGAAATGTTTGGCGCCTCTCAGGTCGAAACCGATGCCTTCTTGCGCACGCTGGGCTGGCGACAATTAGCCGAACAAGAGTACACCCAACTAAGCGCCGAATCCAAAGCCATCCTGGAGGCTTACAGCGAAGGAGTTAACGCTTATCTGAAAGATCATCAGGGAGCAAGACTCAGTCTGGAGTACGCAATTCTGGGCCTCATGAATCGAGATTACAGCCCTGAGCCCTGGACACCCATTCACACACTCACCTGGGCAAAAGTGATGGCCTGGGATCTGGCCGGAAACATGGATGATGAAATTGAACGCTCGATTTTATTGGGCAGCCTTTCTGCCGAACAAGTCGCTGAACTCTATCCTCCCTACCCGGAAGACCATCCTTCCATCGTGCCAGCAATTGAAGGAACAACTGAAAAGGATCGAGCGAATGACTCACGGGCTCAAGCGAACTGGTTGCAGGATACGGGCGTGCAAGCGAGCCTCCGAACATTGCGGACGAATGTGCAAAACCTGGAAACGCTGCTCGGCTCAGGTGGCGAGGGTCTCGGCTCAAATTCCTGGGTCGTGAGCGGTTCTCGGACGAGCACAGGCAAGCCAATCCTGGTCAACGATCCTCATCTCGGGATTCAAATGCCCTCCATCTGGTATCAGATCGCCCTGCACTGCCGTCCCAAAAGCTCCGAATGTCCCTTTGAAGTAGCCGGCTTCTCTTTCGCCGGTGTTCCTGGCGTCGTTATCGGTCACAATGAGCGCATCGCCTGGGGCTTTACCAATGTCGGGCCAGATGTCATTGATCTATACATCGAAAAAGTGAACCCTCAAAATCCCAATCAGTATGAAATCAACGGTCAATGGGTAGATTTTGAACTCCGTCAGGAGATCATTGAGGTCAGCGGCAGCCAGCCCGTCACCATCACCGTGCGCATCAGCCGTCATGGGCCGGTTATTTCGGATACCTACGGACCGCTCAAAGACGAGGTAGATGAGCAAGACCCTGAAGCTAAGCCATTCCGCCAAAAAGCTGGCATTCAGTTACCCGACTCGTATGCCATTGCCATGCGCTGGACGGCATTAGAGCCTTCGCTCGTCTTCGAGGCAATTTGGGGATTTAACAAAGCCAGGAACTGGCTGGAATTTCGCCAGGCAGCCCAATCTTTTGCAGTGCCGGCTCAAAACCTGATTTACGCCGATGTGGATGGCAACATCGCCTATCAAATGCCAGGCAACATCCCGATTCGCGCTAAAGGGGACGGACGCCTACCCGTTCCAGGCTGGACAGACGAATACGAGTGGACGGGCTATATCCCGTTTGACGAATTGCCCTATACCCTCAACCCACCTCAGGGCTATATTGTGACCGCCAACAACCGCGTTCCACCTGCCGATTATCCCTACCTGATCACTACCGATTGGGACTACGGCTTTCGCGCCCAACGGATTGTTGAACTCATCGAAAAAGAAACAGAAAAGATCGATCTGGCTACTATGCAAAAACTGCAGGGCGATAGTTATGACACCAGTAGCGCCTTCATCTTACCGGTTTTGTTGCAAATTCCGCTGGAGGAGGCAAACTTACAGAGCGCTCGCCAACTCTTGCAAAACTGGGACGGTCAGGCATCGCTCGACTCGCCGGCTGCAGCCCTCTACGCTGCCTTCTGGAAGCACCTGTTGTTTGCGACCTTTGGCGATGAGTTGCCCGACCAGCCCCCCAGCGGCGGCGATCGCTATTTCGAGATTTTGCGTCATCTGGTCAATCAGCCAGACAGCGCCTGGTGGGATGACCAGAGTACCCCGGAAAAGCGTGAAAATCGGGACGCAATTTTTCAACGCGCCTTCGGTGAAGCCGTTCAGGAATTGCAAAAAACGCTTGGCAAAGACCCGCTTCTCTGGCGCTGGGGCGACTTGCACACCGCCACCTTTCGGAATGCCACTTTTGGGCAATCGGGAATAGCCCCTCTGGAGAACCTCTTCAATCGGGGACCTTTCCCCACCGGTGGCGGCGCCTCGATTGTCAACGCGACCGGTTGGGACACCTCATTGGGCTACTTTGTGATTTCGGTACCTTCCATGCGCATGATCGTCGATCTAAGTAACCTGG
- a CDS encoding Putrescine ABC transporter putrescine-binding protein PotF produces the protein MNGSKILLALMMLIVISLAACSGAASQPTSPSSPSSAETQAPPSESESGTKGKIVISNWDAYMPADLLEKFTAETGIQVELALHATNEEIVGKLVASKGQGFDVVFMTGQFADAMAKMGLLSEIDYAKLPNSANLFEEVKRIPFTRYAVPYTWGTTGLCYRSDLVDYDPDSWYDLLRPKPELAGKITMLSTDRWLLLPAQKALGFSANTTDEGEMQQVKELLIEAKKTLLAYDDTTFYSKLVAGEAVLVEAWDGWCNYGIAENADIRFVIPKEGSDLWVDTMVIPEPSKNKEAAYAFIDYVLRPEIGTWVAENILYKVPSRAVMGQLSIDLLNSFPNLTISPQELLKQEVLQDIGEAQNLYSSVVAEVLASGQ, from the coding sequence ATGAACGGATCGAAAATTCTGTTAGCCTTGATGATGTTGATAGTGATTTCACTGGCTGCCTGTAGTGGTGCTGCTTCTCAACCAACATCGCCCTCATCGCCAAGCTCTGCAGAGACACAAGCCCCGCCATCCGAGAGTGAATCGGGAACAAAAGGAAAAATTGTCATCTCAAACTGGGATGCCTATATGCCTGCGGACTTGTTAGAAAAGTTTACGGCTGAGACGGGCATTCAGGTTGAGTTAGCCCTCCATGCCACCAACGAAGAGATTGTCGGTAAACTGGTTGCTTCTAAGGGACAGGGATTCGATGTGGTGTTCATGACCGGTCAATTTGCGGATGCAATGGCAAAGATGGGACTATTGAGTGAAATTGACTATGCCAAACTGCCAAACTCGGCCAACCTCTTTGAAGAAGTCAAGCGCATCCCCTTTACCAGATATGCTGTTCCGTATACCTGGGGAACGACCGGTTTATGTTATCGTTCCGATTTGGTCGATTATGACCCTGATAGCTGGTATGACTTGTTAAGACCCAAACCCGAGTTAGCTGGTAAGATAACCATGTTGTCCACTGATCGGTGGCTGTTGTTACCTGCCCAAAAAGCCTTAGGTTTTTCAGCAAACACAACCGATGAAGGGGAGATGCAGCAGGTCAAAGAATTGCTTATCGAAGCCAAGAAAACCTTGTTGGCTTATGACGACACGACCTTTTACTCCAAACTGGTTGCTGGAGAAGCTGTGCTGGTTGAAGCCTGGGACGGTTGGTGTAACTATGGGATCGCCGAGAATGCCGACATCCGTTTTGTGATCCCGAAGGAAGGTAGCGATTTGTGGGTTGACACTATGGTCATCCCTGAACCTTCCAAGAACAAAGAAGCTGCCTATGCCTTCATTGACTATGTGTTGCGACCTGAAATTGGAACCTGGGTGGCAGAAAATATTCTTTATAAGGTTCCAAGCCGGGCGGTGATGGGCCAGCTTTCTATAGATTTGCTAAATTCATTCCCCAATTTGACTATTTCGCCCCAAGAACTTCTCAAACAAGAAGTTCTTCAAGATATCGGTGAGGCGCAAAACCTATACTCTTCGGTGGTTGCCGAAGTCCTCGCCAGTGGTCAATAA
- a CDS encoding Glutamate-1-semialdehyde aminotransferase, whose product MTLQGPKTQEWFSRASQVMPYGISSNFRYWGDQDTLVIQRAKGAYLWDMDGKRYIDYRLGFGPIIVGHADERINRAVAQAIQNGTLFAWTTPLEVELAERIIRLTGVDMVRFANSGTEATMQALRIARAYTGREKFIKFEGHYHGSADYFMYSTASASLNMLGSHRSPIAAPMSSGIPASIAQTVIILPFNDIELLEQTIRARWGEIAAVFVEPVMGNVGGLLPEEDFLPTLRSLCDQYGILLIFDEVKTGFRLANGGAQEYFDLKADLVTYAKALGNGYPIAAIGGRREVMMTIVPGQVSQSGTYNGNTVAVAASLATLELLQNESIIETIYQRGEVLMKGIDEILTDQDIPHVVTGLPPMFGIYLGSEQRPRNFRDFLRGNSALYHQLVQGLAQRGVLPDIDGREPWFLCAALTEEDIQETLNIFNDTVRTVKPQLKLN is encoded by the coding sequence ATGACCCTGCAAGGACCGAAGACACAAGAATGGTTTAGCAGAGCAAGCCAGGTAATGCCTTATGGGATTAGTTCCAACTTTCGCTATTGGGGTGACCAGGATACGCTTGTGATTCAACGTGCAAAAGGCGCTTATCTATGGGATATGGACGGAAAGCGCTATATTGACTACCGTTTAGGTTTTGGCCCGATCATCGTTGGTCATGCCGATGAACGCATCAATCGGGCTGTTGCCCAGGCAATCCAGAATGGCACATTATTTGCCTGGACTACGCCGCTGGAAGTGGAATTGGCTGAGCGCATCATTCGCTTGACAGGTGTCGATATGGTACGCTTTGCCAACAGCGGTACGGAAGCCACCATGCAAGCCCTGCGAATTGCCCGTGCCTATACCGGTCGGGAGAAGTTTATCAAGTTTGAAGGACATTATCACGGATCAGCGGATTACTTTATGTACAGCACAGCTTCAGCTAGCCTGAACATGCTGGGTTCTCACCGCAGCCCAATTGCTGCGCCGATGAGTTCGGGCATACCTGCTTCAATTGCTCAGACAGTGATTATCTTGCCTTTTAACGATATCGAACTTTTGGAACAAACAATCCGGGCTCGTTGGGGCGAGATTGCAGCTGTCTTCGTTGAACCTGTGATGGGCAATGTGGGGGGGCTTCTTCCGGAGGAGGATTTCTTGCCTACTTTACGCAGCTTGTGTGATCAATATGGCATTCTCCTGATTTTTGATGAGGTCAAGACTGGCTTTCGCCTCGCAAACGGGGGGGCGCAGGAATATTTCGACTTGAAAGCTGACCTGGTCACGTATGCCAAAGCCCTTGGCAATGGTTATCCGATTGCGGCTATCGGCGGTAGACGCGAAGTGATGATGACCATTGTGCCAGGACAGGTTTCTCAATCGGGCACTTATAATGGCAATACAGTTGCGGTGGCGGCTTCTCTGGCTACATTGGAGTTGCTCCAGAACGAATCAATTATTGAGACAATTTACCAGCGAGGTGAAGTTCTGATGAAAGGTATTGATGAGATCCTAACCGATCAAGATATTCCTCATGTGGTGACAGGCTTGCCACCCATGTTTGGTATCTATTTGGGCAGTGAACAGAGACCGCGCAATTTTCGGGATTTTCTCAGAGGTAATTCTGCCCTGTACCATCAACTTGTTCAGGGACTTGCCCAAAGGGGGGTTTTGCCTGATATTGATGGACGTGAACCGTGGTTCTTGTGTGCTGCATTAACCGAGGAGGATATTCAGGAAACCCTCAATATCTTTAATGATACTGTGCGGACTGTTAAGCCACAATTGAAGCTCAATTAA